One Oscillospiraceae bacterium genomic region harbors:
- a CDS encoding FGGY-family carbohydrate kinase, which translates to MATKQKLTTLGIELGSTRIKAVLTSFDGTILASGMHDWENRFEDGYWTYHLDDVWAGIRDAYRDLALNYENTYGEVLQTVGAIGVSAMMHGYLPFDCNGQQLTAFRTWRNTTTQQAANALTERFHFNIPQRWSIAHFYQAILNGEAHVNNVAFLTTLAGYVHWQLTGNKVLGIGDASGMFPIDSNTCDYNASMLDSFDALLKEAKLPFHLRDLLPKVLCAGEDAGYLTEAGSKLLDSTGTLSPGIPFCPPEGDAGTGMVATNSVAQRTGNVSAGTSVFAMIVLDKPLKQVHPEIDMVTTPQGAPVAMVHCNTCTSDLDGWVNLMGEMTEAAGTTLTKSQLYNLFYQKALQGDADCGGLINFNYFSGEPVTGISDGRPTFIRRPNAKFHLANFARAQLYSCIATLKYGLDILFEQEQVTVDNLLGHGGLFKVPVVGQKLLAGALGVPVSVMKTAGEGGPWGMALLAGYRLNRNKDENLENYLQNHIFIHSEGNTQTPDKADQFGFSAFMKEYIRCLPVERAAVDALR; encoded by the coding sequence ATGGCAACGAAACAAAAGTTGACCACTTTGGGCATCGAATTAGGCTCAACACGCATCAAAGCAGTTTTGACGAGTTTTGATGGTACAATACTAGCCAGTGGTATGCATGACTGGGAGAACCGTTTTGAAGACGGTTATTGGACTTACCATCTAGATGATGTATGGGCAGGCATTCGAGATGCCTATCGTGATTTAGCACTGAACTATGAAAACACCTATGGGGAAGTTCTTCAGACCGTTGGCGCTATTGGCGTTTCAGCCATGATGCATGGCTATCTTCCATTTGATTGTAATGGACAACAGCTGACAGCATTCCGTACCTGGCGTAACACTACAACTCAACAGGCAGCAAATGCTTTGACAGAGCGTTTTCATTTCAACATTCCTCAGCGATGGAGCATAGCTCACTTTTATCAGGCCATTCTTAATGGAGAGGCACACGTTAATAATGTTGCGTTTCTGACAACTCTTGCCGGTTATGTCCATTGGCAGCTAACTGGTAATAAGGTTCTGGGTATCGGGGACGCATCCGGCATGTTTCCTATCGACAGCAACACCTGTGATTATAATGCTTCCATGCTCGATTCCTTCGATGCTTTGCTCAAAGAAGCAAAGTTACCATTTCACCTGCGTGATTTGCTTCCCAAGGTACTGTGTGCGGGGGAAGATGCCGGTTATTTAACAGAAGCAGGTTCCAAACTCCTCGATTCCACGGGAACACTATCTCCCGGAATTCCATTTTGTCCACCAGAAGGTGATGCCGGAACCGGCATGGTGGCTACTAACAGCGTTGCACAGCGCACCGGTAATGTCAGCGCCGGCACAAGCGTTTTTGCTATGATCGTGCTTGATAAGCCGCTGAAACAAGTTCATCCAGAGATAGATATGGTCACCACTCCACAAGGTGCTCCTGTTGCTATGGTTCACTGTAATACTTGCACATCTGATCTGGATGGCTGGGTGAATTTGATGGGAGAAATGACCGAGGCTGCCGGGACCACACTGACCAAATCTCAGCTGTATAATCTTTTCTACCAGAAAGCATTACAAGGCGATGCTGATTGCGGTGGGTTGATCAATTTCAACTACTTCTCCGGCGAGCCAGTCACGGGCATATCAGATGGACGGCCAACATTTATTCGTCGCCCCAATGCAAAATTTCATCTTGCCAACTTCGCACGAGCCCAATTGTATTCCTGCATTGCGACTTTGAAGTATGGTTTGGACATTTTGTTCGAGCAAGAGCAGGTAACAGTCGACAATCTACTTGGCCATGGTGGTCTATTCAAGGTCCCCGTAGTTGGGCAGAAATTACTGGCCGGGGCGTTGGGTGTTCCGGTATCTGTAATGAAAACAGCCGGAGAGGGCGGACCGTGGGGTATGGCACTTTTGGCTGGCTATCGTTTGAATCGGAATAAGGATGAGAACTTGGAAAACTATTTACAGAACCATATCTTTATCCATTCCGAAGGAAATACCCAGACACCCGATAAAGCTGATCAGTTCGGATTTTCCGCATTCATGAAAGAGTATATACGTTGCTTGCCGGTCGAACGCGCCGCCGTAGATGCTCTTCGCTAA
- the araA gene encoding L-arabinose isomerase, which produces MRMQDYEFWFVVGSQFLYGPEVLETVAARASEMADVLNASGNLPCKLVYKVTAKTNKEIADVVREANYDPHCAGIITWCHTFSPSKMWINGFVDLQKPYCHFATQYNREIPNEEIDMDFMNLNQAAHGDREHGFIAARLRMPRKIIFGYWQDEEIQKRLGRWMRAAVGVAVSRNLKVMRFGDNMREVAVTEGDKVEVQAKLGWQVNTWAVGDLVKVMNEVTDAEVDALMDTYRSSYDFATDNIDAIRYQAREEIAIKKMLDDEGCQAFSNTFQDLYGMEQLPGLASQHLMAQGYGYGGEGDWKVAAMTAIMKSMGDNGNGCSLFMEDYTYNLVPGAEYSLGAHMLEVCPCCAAEKPRIETHPLGIGMNEKDPARLVFEGKAGPAIVVSLIDMGGRLRLICQDIECVKPILPMPNLPVARVMWKALPSLATGVECWITAGGAHHTVLSYDVTAEQMHDWANMMDIEFVHIGKDTTPESLEHDLFLADLAWKLK; this is translated from the coding sequence ATGCGTATGCAAGACTATGAATTTTGGTTTGTAGTAGGAAGCCAGTTCCTGTATGGTCCCGAAGTGCTCGAAACCGTAGCTGCTCGTGCTTCCGAAATGGCCGATGTGTTAAATGCTTCTGGCAACTTGCCTTGCAAATTGGTATACAAGGTCACCGCAAAAACTAATAAAGAAATTGCTGATGTTGTACGTGAAGCCAACTATGACCCGCACTGCGCTGGCATTATCACATGGTGCCACACTTTCAGCCCAAGCAAAATGTGGATCAATGGCTTCGTTGACCTGCAAAAACCTTATTGTCACTTTGCCACTCAGTATAATCGCGAAATCCCAAATGAAGAAATCGATATGGACTTTATGAACCTGAACCAAGCTGCTCACGGCGACAGGGAACATGGATTCATTGCCGCAAGACTGCGGATGCCTCGCAAAATCATTTTTGGTTATTGGCAAGACGAGGAAATTCAAAAGCGTCTCGGTCGTTGGATGCGTGCTGCTGTAGGTGTAGCAGTTTCGCGGAATCTAAAAGTCATGCGTTTTGGTGACAATATGCGTGAGGTTGCAGTAACTGAAGGCGATAAGGTTGAAGTTCAGGCTAAACTCGGATGGCAGGTAAATACCTGGGCAGTAGGTGACCTTGTGAAAGTAATGAACGAGGTCACTGATGCTGAAGTCGATGCTTTAATGGACACTTATCGTTCCAGCTACGACTTTGCTACTGATAATATCGATGCTATTCGCTATCAGGCCAGAGAAGAAATTGCCATCAAAAAAATGCTGGATGACGAAGGATGTCAGGCATTTTCTAATACATTCCAAGATTTGTATGGCATGGAGCAGCTGCCCGGCCTGGCCAGTCAACATTTGATGGCTCAAGGATACGGCTACGGCGGCGAAGGGGACTGGAAAGTTGCTGCCATGACTGCCATCATGAAATCGATGGGCGATAACGGCAATGGATGCTCGCTCTTCATGGAAGACTATACTTACAATCTGGTTCCAGGTGCAGAATATAGCCTTGGTGCTCATATGTTGGAAGTTTGCCCTTGCTGCGCAGCAGAAAAGCCCCGTATCGAGACCCACCCCCTGGGTATCGGGATGAATGAAAAAGACCCGGCACGTCTTGTGTTTGAAGGTAAAGCCGGCCCGGCTATTGTTGTCAGCCTGATTGATATGGGTGGTCGTTTGCGACTGATCTGCCAGGATATAGAGTGCGTAAAACCCATTCTGCCAATGCCTAATCTCCCCGTTGCCCGTGTCATGTGGAAGGCACTGCCGAGCTTGGCAACTGGCGTAGAATGTTGGATCACTGCTGGCGGTGCCCATCATACAGTACTGAGCTATGACGTAACTGCTGAGCAAATGCACGACTGGGCCAACATGATGGATATAGAATTCGTCCATATCGGTAAGGATACCACTCCTGAAAGTCTGGAGCACGATCTGTTTCTTGCTGACCTTGCCTGGAAGCTGAAGTGA
- a CDS encoding L-ribulose-5-phosphate 4-epimerase codes for MEYLRQQVYEANMELPRHGLVTYTWGNVSAIDHEKGLIVIKPSGVDYNELAPDNLVIVDMDGNVVEGSLKPSSDTKTHLELYNAFPALGGIVHTHSTYAVAWAQACKDIPAFGTTHADYFYGAVPCTRKLTQEEVDSDYERNTGKVIVETFCDHNIDPMHVPGVLCANHGPFTWGKDAAQAVYHAVVLEEVAKMTLLTNQVNPNTAPAPQYVLDKHYHRKHGSTAYYGQ; via the coding sequence CTGGAATATCTTCGACAACAGGTCTACGAGGCGAACATGGAATTGCCTCGCCACGGTCTTGTAACCTATACTTGGGGAAATGTTTCCGCCATCGACCATGAAAAAGGTCTAATCGTTATTAAGCCATCTGGTGTGGATTATAACGAATTGGCTCCTGACAATCTTGTAATAGTAGATATGGATGGCAATGTGGTAGAAGGCAGCTTGAAACCTAGCAGTGATACAAAAACTCATCTGGAATTGTACAATGCATTTCCTGCATTGGGCGGCATTGTCCACACCCATAGCACTTATGCTGTAGCATGGGCACAGGCGTGCAAGGATATTCCTGCCTTTGGTACAACACATGCTGATTATTTCTACGGTGCAGTGCCATGTACCCGCAAGTTGACCCAGGAAGAGGTTGATTCAGATTATGAGCGGAACACTGGTAAGGTAATCGTTGAAACCTTTTGTGATCACAATATCGATCCCATGCATGTACCAGGTGTCCTGTGTGCGAACCATGGTCCATTCACTTGGGGAAAGGATGCTGCTCAGGCAGTATACCATGCCGTTGTACTAGAAGAAGTTGCAAAAATGACATTACTGACCAATCAAGTCAATCCTAATACAGCACCAGCTCCACAATATGTATTGGACAAACACTATCACCGCAAACATGGATCCACTGCATATTATGGCCAATAA
- a CDS encoding GNAT family N-acetyltransferase yields MQIRTATSADLAAVVQIEAECFPAAEAATELSLARRLALYPNHFWVLMDGKQLVGFVNGMATDEPDLRDEMYDDAALHNENGAWQMIFGVDTIPAYRRRGCAAMLLEHVIAEARRQGRKGLVLTCKDRLVHYYAKFGFVSEGISGSTHGDVTWYQMRLTF; encoded by the coding sequence ATGCAAATCAGAACCGCGACTTCCGCCGATTTGGCAGCTGTGGTACAAATTGAAGCCGAGTGCTTCCCCGCTGCCGAAGCCGCCACAGAATTGAGCCTTGCCAGACGGCTGGCGCTGTATCCGAACCATTTTTGGGTGTTGATGGACGGCAAACAGCTGGTGGGCTTTGTGAATGGCATGGCTACGGACGAGCCGGACCTGCGGGACGAGATGTACGATGACGCGGCCCTGCATAACGAAAACGGCGCGTGGCAGATGATTTTCGGCGTGGATACAATCCCCGCTTACCGTCGCCGCGGCTGTGCCGCCATGCTGCTGGAACATGTCATTGCCGAGGCGCGCCGTCAGGGCCGCAAGGGGCTTGTGCTGACCTGCAAGGACCGTCTTGTACATTATTACGCCAAGTTCGGCTTTGTCAGCGAGGGTATTTCCGGCTCCACCCACGGTGATGTGACGTGGTATCAGATGAGATTGACCTTTTGA
- a CDS encoding L-serine ammonia-lyase, iron-sulfur-dependent, subunit alpha → MEKQSKVYRTYLQILKEELIPAMGCTELISIAYAAAKAREVLGCTPDMVKIGVSNNIIKNVKSVVVPNTDGMKGIEAAAAAGIVGGHADKALEVISKVTAEQKASMRSFMKEVPISVESIDNGFIFDIIVALYHGADSAVVRICRYHTNIVFIQKNSDILLDNTAAESKPACGGDNPAEDGLSDRNLLTIADIFDFANTCDTADVCPVLDTQIQYNTQISEEGLLGDYGANIGSTMLKFYGDDVRNRAIAKAAAGSDARMSGCELPVVINSGSGNQGITVSVPVIEYAKALAVPKDRLYRALALSNLIAIHEKTGIGRLSAYCGAVSAGCAAGCGIAYLQGADLKAISHTLVNSLAIVSGIICDGAKPSCAAKIASSVQAGIMGYHMYQNGQQFRGGDGIVTKGVENTIRNVSQLGREGMRETDKEIVKIMLQES, encoded by the coding sequence ATGGAAAAGCAGAGCAAGGTCTATCGGACTTACTTACAGATTCTGAAAGAGGAACTTATTCCGGCAATGGGCTGCACCGAGCTGATTTCCATTGCCTACGCGGCCGCCAAAGCGCGGGAGGTTCTGGGCTGTACGCCGGATATGGTAAAAATCGGTGTCAGCAACAATATCATTAAAAATGTCAAGAGCGTGGTTGTTCCCAACACCGATGGCATGAAAGGCATTGAGGCCGCAGCCGCGGCGGGCATTGTGGGCGGCCATGCCGACAAGGCACTGGAAGTTATCTCGAAGGTGACGGCAGAGCAGAAAGCCTCCATGCGCAGTTTTATGAAAGAAGTCCCGATTTCGGTGGAGTCCATCGACAACGGCTTTATCTTTGATATTATCGTGGCACTGTATCACGGCGCGGATTCTGCGGTGGTGCGCATTTGCCGGTATCACACAAACATTGTGTTTATCCAGAAAAACAGTGACATTCTGTTGGACAATACCGCGGCAGAAAGCAAACCGGCCTGCGGCGGCGATAATCCCGCAGAGGACGGCCTGTCCGACAGGAACCTGCTGACAATCGCGGATATTTTCGACTTTGCCAACACCTGTGATACGGCAGACGTCTGCCCGGTGCTGGATACCCAGATTCAGTACAATACCCAGATTTCCGAGGAAGGCTTGCTGGGTGATTACGGTGCCAACATCGGTTCTACCATGCTCAAATTTTATGGGGACGATGTGCGCAACCGCGCCATTGCCAAGGCGGCGGCCGGGTCCGACGCGCGCATGAGCGGCTGCGAACTGCCGGTGGTTATCAATTCCGGCAGCGGCAACCAGGGGATTACGGTGTCCGTGCCGGTTATCGAGTACGCCAAAGCACTGGCGGTGCCGAAAGATAGACTTTACCGCGCGTTGGCACTCTCCAACCTGATTGCCATTCACGAAAAAACGGGTATCGGGCGGCTGTCCGCATACTGCGGTGCAGTCAGCGCCGGCTGTGCGGCCGGGTGTGGTATTGCCTATCTGCAGGGCGCAGACCTCAAGGCTATTTCACACACACTGGTAAACTCGCTGGCAATCGTGTCCGGCATTATCTGCGACGGTGCCAAGCCGAGCTGTGCGGCCAAAATTGCGTCCAGCGTGCAGGCCGGTATCATGGGCTACCATATGTACCAGAACGGCCAGCAGTTCCGCGGCGGCGACGGCATTGTCACCAAGGGCGTAGAAAACACAATCCGCAATGTAAGCCAGCTCGGCCGCGAGGGTATGCGCGAAACCGACAAGGAAATCGTAAAGATCATGCTGCAGGAATCTTGA
- a CDS encoding L-serine ammonia-lyase, iron-sulfur-dependent, subunit alpha, producing MHELTELIRQDMCPALGVTEPGAIAFVVATARKHTAGAVKHITLRLNSGMFKNAFTCGIPNSTEVGNCQAAALGACGADPDKRLECLDGITAEQAQAARNMAAAGIIKVEMTEITSRIFIEAEVETDTDTACVTIRDAHTNIVKITENGKTVYEKPHTAAEESHAEPLIHRYTLAQLHDYALTVPAEELTFIRKAFELNYALCQAGIASPKTTYARCLLEANDGQMISDDEQKTASLLCNAAIEARVLGLPEPAMSITGSGAHGIIATMPLYAAYKVRGYSEEMLLRATALSYLVCMYIKEYSGKLSAFCGCAIAAGTGMACGLVLLRGGSTKTMAHTINNLASSITGMICDGGNQGCTMKGIVAVDAAWQAVSLAEKQAYIYNVHGINGATPEQTMRNMGLIASPGMVGTEKTIVEILQDKQAKE from the coding sequence ATGCATGAATTGACAGAACTTATCCGGCAGGATATGTGCCCTGCTCTGGGTGTGACCGAGCCGGGCGCGATTGCCTTTGTTGTTGCCACAGCCAGAAAGCATACTGCCGGTGCGGTAAAACATATCACTTTGCGGCTGAACAGCGGTATGTTCAAGAACGCGTTTACCTGCGGAATCCCCAACAGCACCGAGGTTGGTAACTGCCAAGCCGCGGCACTGGGGGCCTGCGGGGCTGACCCGGATAAAAGGCTGGAATGTCTGGACGGTATTACCGCAGAGCAGGCACAGGCCGCGCGGAACATGGCGGCCGCCGGTATTATCAAAGTGGAAATGACGGAAATCACAAGCCGTATCTTCATTGAAGCGGAAGTGGAAACAGATACGGATACTGCCTGCGTTACAATCCGCGACGCACACACCAACATCGTAAAAATCACAGAGAACGGAAAAACCGTCTATGAAAAGCCGCATACCGCCGCCGAGGAATCCCATGCAGAGCCGCTCATTCACCGCTACACACTGGCACAACTTCACGATTATGCCCTGACGGTACCGGCAGAAGAACTGACCTTTATCAGAAAAGCATTTGAGTTGAACTATGCACTCTGTCAGGCAGGAATTGCCAGCCCCAAAACGACCTACGCCCGCTGCCTGCTGGAGGCAAACGACGGCCAAATGATTTCCGACGATGAGCAAAAAACGGCGTCCCTGCTCTGCAATGCGGCCATTGAAGCACGGGTTCTGGGCCTGCCGGAACCGGCTATGAGCATTACCGGCTCCGGGGCGCACGGCATTATCGCCACCATGCCGCTCTATGCGGCCTACAAGGTGCGCGGCTATTCCGAGGAAATGCTGCTGCGCGCCACGGCATTGAGCTATCTTGTCTGTATGTACATCAAGGAATATTCCGGCAAGCTGTCGGCATTCTGCGGCTGTGCCATTGCGGCGGGTACCGGCATGGCCTGCGGGCTGGTGTTGCTGCGGGGCGGCAGTACCAAAACTATGGCGCATACCATCAACAATTTAGCTTCCAGTATTACCGGCATGATATGCGACGGCGGCAACCAGGGCTGTACTATGAAAGGCATTGTTGCCGTGGACGCCGCGTGGCAGGCGGTATCACTGGCCGAAAAGCAGGCGTATATTTACAATGTCCACGGAATCAACGGCGCAACACCGGAACAGACCATGCGCAACATGGGGCTGATTGCCTCCCCCGGTATGGTGGGAACGGAAAAGACGATTGTGGAGATTTTGCAGGATAAACAAGCAAAGGAGTAA
- a CDS encoding glutaredoxin, translating to MKITVVGSHLCPDTLYALNKLSAAGAEVSFQDILSCHAALQTYLHIRETSDLYAEIRGTQRLGVPCFI from the coding sequence ATGAAAATTACTGTTGTCGGTAGTCATCTCTGCCCCGATACCCTCTACGCCCTGAATAAGCTGAGCGCCGCCGGTGCCGAAGTCAGCTTTCAGGACATTCTCTCCTGTCACGCGGCGTTGCAGACTTACCTGCATATCCGCGAAACCAGCGACCTGTACGCGGAGATCCGCGGCACACAGCGTCTGGGTGTCCCCTGCTTCATTTAG
- a CDS encoding DUF6061 family protein, whose product MKTLISCAYNMDNCCVEVKFSDGSMIAIDTIVVENEIADNMYQRSELDYLIYNAPLEYADLILNGDPETYLKTVTEYKPWDS is encoded by the coding sequence ATGAAAACCTTAATATCTTGTGCCTACAATATGGATAATTGCTGTGTGGAAGTGAAATTCAGCGACGGCAGTATGATTGCGATTGACACTATCGTCGTTGAGAACGAGATTGCTGACAATATGTATCAGCGGTCAGAGCTGGATTATTTGATCTACAACGCTCCTTTGGAGTATGCAGACCTTATCTTGAACGGCGATCCCGAAACCTATTTGAAAACTGTAACAGAATACAAGCCTTGGGATAGCTGA